From the genome of Shewanella sp. Choline-02u-19, one region includes:
- a CDS encoding M13 family metallopeptidase has protein sequence MNKVSQLALCVALTLGVAGCGSSDKDSITESATSMVVSGVEKANFDPAVRHQDDFYYSVNGTWLANTPIPADKSNYGSFSVLYEQSQEALKKIIDAAAAKPNKAKGSSEQKVGDFYASFMDTDAIEGLGISPLKDQLSDIAFASTHNDIATLMGSLLVHGSTVPFGFYVNNDAKNSSQYGVYLYQSGLTLPDRDYYLKDDEKFTANRAALIQYVDDLMAKAGYSDPKRASESVAKIEKFIAASQWSRVESRDANKSYNKMDRQQLQDLVEGFDFVQFSAGADIDKVTDVIVRQPSYFEKFGKEFSQFSVSEWQDYLAFHLVDDYAELLSKDFVDLHFAFHGNTLMGIEEQKPRWKKGVDAADQVIGELVGEEYVKQNFKPEAKAKMEEMIQNLIKGFEVSINELEWMTPETKLAAQEKLAKFTYKIGYPDKWKDYTALDIEANDLVGNYQRYAQFEYKAMLAKLGQPIDRTEWHMTPQTVNAYYSPVMNEIVFPAAILQPPFFNMDADDAINYGGIGAVIGHEISHGFDDQGAKYDGDGNLRDWWSDKDREEFQKRAAQLSKQYAGYEAMPGKFVNGDLTLGENIGDLGGLTVAARSYAMSLNGKPSPVIEGLTGEQRLFIGWSQVWRRNYRDEELGRRLMTDSHSPSHFRAMGTPRNIPAFYEAFDLKEGDKMFLSESDRVKIW, from the coding sequence ATGAATAAGGTAAGTCAATTAGCATTGTGCGTAGCATTAACGTTAGGTGTTGCAGGATGTGGCAGTAGCGATAAAGACAGTATTACAGAAAGTGCCACTTCCATGGTGGTTTCTGGAGTTGAAAAAGCCAATTTTGACCCAGCTGTGCGTCATCAAGATGATTTCTACTACAGCGTGAATGGCACTTGGTTAGCGAACACACCTATCCCTGCTGATAAATCTAATTACGGTTCATTTTCCGTTCTTTATGAACAAAGCCAAGAAGCACTTAAAAAAATTATTGATGCCGCAGCTGCTAAGCCAAACAAGGCAAAAGGTAGCAGTGAGCAAAAAGTGGGTGATTTTTATGCGAGCTTCATGGATACCGACGCCATTGAGGGGTTAGGGATCTCACCGCTAAAAGATCAGCTGTCAGATATTGCCTTTGCATCAACTCACAACGATATAGCGACTTTAATGGGCAGTTTATTGGTACATGGTTCAACGGTGCCATTCGGTTTTTACGTCAATAACGATGCTAAAAACTCGAGTCAATATGGGGTCTATCTGTATCAATCAGGTCTCACATTGCCAGATAGAGATTACTACCTAAAAGATGATGAGAAATTTACTGCAAATCGTGCAGCATTAATTCAATATGTCGATGACCTGATGGCCAAAGCGGGCTATAGCGATCCAAAGCGCGCGAGCGAAAGTGTGGCTAAGATTGAAAAGTTTATCGCCGCAAGTCAATGGAGCCGTGTTGAGTCGCGTGATGCCAATAAAAGTTATAACAAGATGGACCGTCAACAGCTGCAAGATTTAGTTGAAGGTTTTGACTTTGTGCAGTTCTCAGCGGGAGCAGACATCGACAAAGTGACGGACGTGATTGTGCGTCAGCCATCTTACTTTGAAAAGTTTGGCAAAGAGTTTAGTCAATTTAGCGTGTCCGAGTGGCAAGACTATTTAGCTTTTCATCTGGTGGATGATTACGCAGAACTATTGAGTAAAGATTTCGTTGATCTCCATTTTGCTTTCCATGGTAATACCTTAATGGGTATCGAAGAGCAGAAGCCACGCTGGAAGAAGGGTGTTGATGCCGCTGACCAAGTGATTGGTGAGCTGGTGGGCGAAGAGTATGTTAAGCAAAACTTTAAGCCCGAAGCTAAAGCCAAAATGGAAGAGATGATCCAAAACCTGATCAAAGGATTTGAGGTCAGCATCAATGAACTGGAGTGGATGACGCCTGAAACTAAGCTCGCCGCTCAAGAAAAACTGGCGAAGTTTACCTATAAGATCGGCTACCCTGATAAGTGGAAAGATTATACGGCACTCGACATTGAAGCTAACGACTTAGTCGGCAACTATCAACGCTATGCTCAATTTGAGTACAAAGCGATGTTAGCTAAATTGGGTCAACCGATTGATCGTACTGAGTGGCACATGACGCCACAAACGGTGAACGCTTACTATAGTCCTGTGATGAATGAAATAGTGTTCCCTGCCGCAATCCTGCAACCACCATTCTTTAATATGGATGCTGATGATGCGATTAACTATGGTGGCATCGGTGCTGTTATCGGTCATGAGATCAGCCATGGTTTTGATGATCAAGGCGCTAAATATGATGGTGACGGTAACCTTCGCGATTGGTGGTCAGATAAAGACCGTGAAGAGTTCCAAAAGCGTGCCGCGCAGTTGTCAAAGCAGTACGCAGGTTATGAAGCCATGCCGGGTAAGTTCGTTAATGGTGATTTAACCTTAGGCGAAAACATTGGCGACTTAGGCGGTTTAACCGTGGCAGCTCGCTCTTATGCGATGAGTCTTAATGGTAAACCATCGCCGGTAATAGAAGGCTTAACGGGTGAACAACGCTTGTTCATTGGTTGGTCTCAAGTCTGGCGTCGTAACTACCGAGATGAAGAGCTTGGCCGCCGTTTAATGACCGATTCACATTCACCGAGCCATTTCCGCGCGATGGGCACACCACGTAATATCCCCGCTTTCTATGAAGCATTTGATTTGAAAGAGGGCGATAAAATGTTCTTAAGCGAAAGCGATCGCGTTAAGATTTGGTAA
- the hxpB gene encoding hexitol phosphatase HxpB: MTTPELKAVIFDMDGVLIDSEPVWQIAEHKVMSELGLNISIEDTVETTGLRIDHVVAFWYARFPWPNYDNEQTAQAIVEQVIMHILVEGTPMRGVIAALDTCQEHGLKIGLATSSSSDIINAVLNKLSISSYFQAIKSAEYLTYGKPHPEVYLNCAATLNIDPIHCLAIEDSFNGLVAARAANMQTIAIPEPKLADLTKWVIAHHQLASLEQLPEFLARNTNSIK; this comes from the coding sequence ATGACCACACCTGAGTTAAAAGCCGTTATTTTCGACATGGATGGAGTGCTAATTGACTCTGAACCTGTATGGCAAATTGCCGAACATAAGGTGATGTCGGAACTCGGTTTAAACATCTCAATTGAAGATACTGTCGAAACGACCGGACTAAGAATCGATCACGTCGTCGCATTTTGGTATGCCCGCTTTCCTTGGCCTAACTATGACAACGAACAAACAGCCCAAGCCATTGTAGAGCAAGTTATCATGCATATTTTAGTCGAAGGTACACCTATGCGAGGCGTCATCGCCGCGCTTGATACTTGCCAAGAACACGGCCTTAAAATCGGCTTGGCGACCTCCTCTTCTAGCGATATTATTAATGCTGTTTTAAACAAACTATCAATAAGTTCATACTTTCAAGCCATTAAGTCTGCTGAATATTTAACTTATGGTAAGCCGCATCCTGAGGTCTATTTAAATTGCGCTGCTACGCTCAATATTGATCCTATCCATTGCTTAGCGATTGAGGATTCATTTAATGGACTGGTCGCTGCCCGCGCAGCCAATATGCAAACAATTGCCATCCCTGAGCCCAAATTGGCGGATTTAACCAAGTGGGTCATCGCTCATCATCAGTTAGCGAGTCTAGAGCAACTACCAGAGTTCCTCGCTCGAAATACCAATTCCATTAAATAG
- the acnB gene encoding bifunctional aconitate hydratase 2/2-methylisocitrate dehydratase, which produces MLEAYRKHVAERASEGVVPKPLDAQQVALLVELVKNPPAGEEAFLLDLIENRIPPGVDEAAYVKAGFLDAVAKGEVSSSILSSARAVELLGTMMGGYNIEPLIAQLDNDAQAPLAVKALSHTLLMFDSFHDVVEKMQAGNDYAKQVVHAWADAKWFLSRPKLAEKISLTVFKVSGETNTDDLSPAPDAWSRPDIPLHALAMLKNAREGIVPDTAGTVGPIKEIASLKTKGFPLVYVGDVVGTGSSRKSATNSVLWFMGDDIPNVPNKRAGGFCLGGKIAPIFFNTMEDAGALPIELDVDKMNMGDVIDIYPYQGVVKRHDSDEVISVFTLKTEVLMDEVRAGGRIPLIIGRGLTDRARETLGVEASTEFVRPQDVADTGKGFTLAQKMVGKACGVTGIRPGQYCEPKMTSVGSQDTTGPMTRDELKDLACLGFSADLTMQSFCHTAAYPKPIDVNTHHTLPDFIMNRGGVSLRPGDGVIHSWLNRMLLPDTVGTGGDSHTRFPIGISFPAGSGLVAFAAATGVMPLDMPESILVRFKGEMQPGMTLRDLVHSIPLKAIEMGLLTVEKKGKVNAFSGRVLEIEGLEQLKVEQAFELSDASAERSAAGCTIKLDKEPIIEYLNSNIVMLKWMIAEGYGDRRTIERRVIAMQEWLANPELMEADSDAEYAEIIEIDLSEIKEPILCAPNDPDDAVLLSSVVDTKIDEVFVGSCMTNIGHFRATGKMLEKFATTLPTRLWIAPPTKMDRDQLTEEGYYAIFGRVGARIEIPGCSLCMGNQARVAEGATVVSTSTRNFPNRLGTGANVYLASAELAAVAALLGRLPSPDEYQTYAKELDATAADTYRYLNFDQIASYTEKAGEVIFQSAV; this is translated from the coding sequence ATGCTAGAAGCATATCGTAAACACGTCGCAGAACGTGCTTCAGAGGGCGTAGTCCCTAAGCCATTAGATGCCCAACAAGTGGCACTACTAGTCGAATTGGTAAAGAATCCACCTGCAGGTGAAGAAGCGTTTCTTCTTGATCTGATTGAAAACCGTATCCCACCAGGTGTTGATGAAGCTGCATATGTAAAAGCAGGCTTTTTAGATGCTGTCGCCAAAGGCGAAGTCTCATCAAGCATTCTGTCATCTGCGCGAGCTGTTGAGCTGCTTGGTACTATGATGGGTGGTTATAACATTGAACCGCTTATTGCTCAGTTAGATAACGATGCGCAAGCACCGCTGGCTGTTAAAGCGTTGTCTCACACGTTATTGATGTTTGATTCTTTCCATGACGTAGTGGAAAAAATGCAGGCGGGTAACGACTACGCTAAACAAGTTGTTCACGCATGGGCTGACGCTAAATGGTTCCTATCGCGTCCTAAGCTTGCCGAAAAGATATCTCTGACCGTCTTTAAAGTGTCAGGCGAGACTAATACCGATGATTTGTCACCTGCACCAGATGCATGGTCACGTCCTGATATTCCTTTGCACGCATTAGCGATGCTAAAGAATGCTCGTGAGGGAATTGTTCCTGATACAGCTGGTACAGTTGGTCCAATTAAAGAGATTGCATCACTTAAAACCAAGGGTTTCCCATTGGTTTATGTCGGTGATGTTGTTGGTACGGGTTCTTCACGTAAATCAGCGACTAACTCAGTGCTTTGGTTCATGGGTGATGATATCCCTAATGTGCCTAACAAGCGCGCGGGTGGTTTCTGTTTAGGTGGCAAGATCGCACCAATCTTCTTCAATACCATGGAAGATGCTGGTGCGTTACCTATTGAGCTAGACGTAGACAAAATGAACATGGGTGATGTTATTGATATCTACCCATACCAAGGTGTAGTTAAGCGTCATGATAGCGATGAAGTTATTTCGGTATTTACACTTAAGACCGAAGTGTTGATGGATGAAGTTCGTGCTGGTGGCCGTATTCCATTGATCATTGGTCGTGGTTTGACTGATCGTGCTCGTGAAACACTGGGTGTTGAAGCTTCTACTGAATTTGTTCGTCCGCAAGATGTCGCTGACACAGGTAAGGGCTTTACCCTTGCACAGAAGATGGTCGGTAAAGCATGTGGCGTGACAGGTATTCGTCCAGGCCAATACTGTGAGCCTAAGATGACTTCTGTTGGTTCGCAAGATACAACGGGTCCTATGACGCGTGATGAACTTAAAGATCTTGCCTGTCTTGGTTTTAGTGCTGATTTGACGATGCAGTCTTTCTGCCACACAGCCGCTTATCCAAAGCCTATTGATGTGAACACACATCATACTCTGCCTGATTTCATTATGAATCGTGGCGGTGTTTCTCTGCGTCCTGGTGACGGGGTGATCCACTCATGGTTGAACCGTATGTTGTTGCCAGATACCGTAGGTACGGGTGGTGATTCACATACTCGTTTCCCAATTGGTATCTCATTCCCAGCCGGTTCAGGTCTGGTCGCATTTGCTGCGGCAACAGGTGTAATGCCACTGGATATGCCTGAGTCGATTTTGGTGCGCTTTAAAGGCGAAATGCAACCGGGTATGACGTTACGTGACTTGGTACATTCTATTCCGCTTAAAGCCATTGAGATGGGTCTGTTGACGGTAGAGAAGAAAGGTAAGGTCAACGCCTTCTCTGGTCGTGTATTAGAAATTGAAGGCCTTGAACAACTTAAAGTTGAGCAAGCGTTTGAGCTTTCTGATGCATCCGCTGAGCGTAGTGCTGCGGGTTGTACTATTAAGCTTGATAAAGAGCCAATCATCGAATATCTAAACTCTAACATCGTGATGTTGAAGTGGATGATTGCTGAAGGTTATGGCGATCGTCGTACTATTGAACGTCGTGTCATTGCGATGCAAGAGTGGTTAGCAAACCCTGAATTAATGGAAGCTGACAGCGATGCTGAATACGCAGAAATTATCGAAATTGATTTGAGCGAAATCAAAGAACCTATTCTTTGTGCGCCAAACGATCCAGATGATGCCGTGTTACTTTCATCAGTGGTTGATACTAAGATTGACGAAGTCTTCGTTGGTTCTTGTATGACTAACATCGGTCACTTCCGTGCAACGGGTAAGATGTTGGAGAAGTTTGCTACGACTCTGCCTACACGTTTGTGGATTGCGCCTCCAACTAAGATGGATCGTGATCAACTTACTGAAGAGGGCTATTATGCTATCTTCGGTCGTGTCGGTGCTCGTATTGAGATCCCTGGATGTTCGCTGTGTATGGGTAACCAAGCACGTGTTGCTGAAGGTGCAACGGTAGTTTCTACTTCTACCCGTAACTTCCCTAATCGTCTTGGTACGGGTGCCAATGTATATTTGGCGTCAGCTGAGCTTGCGGCTGTTGCAGCGTTACTCGGTCGTTTACCATCGCCTGATGAGTACCAGACATACGCTAAAGAGTTAGATGCAACTGCAGCTGACACTTACCGTTATCTGAACTTCGATCAAATTGCATCGTACACAGAAAAAGCGGGCGAAGTTATCTTCCAGTCTGCTGTTTAA
- the rsd gene encoding sigma D regulator, producing the protein MLRKLEKAEQKWGGSNTLIDQWLNNRRKLLINYCQIAGIPPYEVSENSLPAFDSVKAFCDQLMDYVSEGHFEIYNQVVTACEKNGSSSQEIAQQLVPQISETTDTALDFNDKYTEADDEKVLFHLDKDLSSLGHAMETRFALEDKLLEVLHTKHT; encoded by the coding sequence ATGCTAAGAAAGTTAGAGAAAGCCGAACAAAAATGGGGTGGTTCAAATACTCTTATAGATCAATGGTTAAACAATCGTCGTAAGCTACTGATCAACTACTGCCAAATCGCTGGTATTCCTCCATATGAAGTTTCAGAGAATTCCTTACCTGCATTTGATTCCGTTAAAGCATTTTGCGATCAATTAATGGACTACGTCTCTGAAGGCCATTTCGAAATTTATAACCAAGTCGTCACGGCTTGCGAGAAGAATGGCAGCTCAAGCCAAGAGATTGCGCAGCAATTGGTTCCACAGATTAGCGAAACAACTGACACTGCGCTCGACTTCAACGACAAGTACACCGAAGCCGACGATGAAAAAGTGCTGTTTCACCTAGATAAAGATTTGTCATCACTTGGGCATGCGATGGAAACACGTTTTGCGCTTGAAGATAAGCTGTTAGAAGTGCTGCACACTAAGCACACTTAA
- the hemE gene encoding uroporphyrinogen decarboxylase, translated as MAELKNDRYLRALLKQPVDRTPVWMMRQAGRYLPEYKATRAQAGDFMSLCKDKDLACEVTLQPLRRYDLDAAILFSDILTIPDAMGLGLYFETGEGPRFQRPTDTIDSIKKLCIPDPEDELGYVMRAVSTIRRELKGEVPLIGFSGSPWTLATYMVEGGSSKTFEKIKKMAYEEPKTLHMLLDKLADSVILYLNAQVANGAQSLMIFDSWGGALSHHAYREFSLRYMQKIVDGLTRHADGRQVPVTLFTKGGGLWLESMAETGCDALGLDWTVDIGDARRRVGHKVALQGNMDPSVLYASPERIRQEVEQILSSYGEGTGHVFNLGHGIHQHVDPEHAGAFINSVTELSGKYHK; from the coding sequence ATGGCAGAATTAAAGAATGATCGTTATTTACGTGCTTTATTAAAACAGCCTGTCGACAGAACACCTGTCTGGATGATGCGTCAAGCTGGTCGTTATCTTCCTGAGTACAAAGCAACCCGCGCTCAAGCTGGTGATTTCATGTCGCTTTGTAAAGACAAAGATTTGGCTTGTGAAGTGACCTTGCAACCACTACGTCGTTATGACCTAGATGCTGCGATTTTATTCTCTGATATTCTGACTATTCCTGATGCGATGGGACTTGGTCTGTATTTTGAAACTGGCGAAGGCCCACGCTTTCAACGTCCAACCGATACTATCGACTCAATCAAAAAGCTTTGCATCCCAGATCCAGAAGACGAGCTTGGTTATGTGATGCGTGCTGTCAGCACCATTCGTCGTGAGCTTAAAGGCGAAGTGCCTTTGATTGGTTTCTCTGGCTCTCCTTGGACACTAGCGACTTACATGGTTGAAGGCGGTTCAAGCAAGACTTTCGAAAAGATCAAGAAAATGGCTTATGAAGAGCCAAAAACATTGCACATGTTGCTTGATAAGCTAGCTGACTCAGTCATCTTGTACCTGAACGCTCAGGTTGCTAACGGTGCTCAGTCACTTATGATCTTTGATTCATGGGGCGGTGCACTTTCTCACCACGCTTACCGTGAATTCTCACTGCGTTATATGCAGAAAATCGTTGATGGCTTAACTCGCCATGCAGACGGTCGTCAAGTGCCAGTGACTCTGTTCACCAAAGGTGGCGGACTATGGCTTGAATCTATGGCTGAAACAGGTTGTGATGCCTTAGGTCTAGATTGGACTGTTGATATCGGTGATGCACGTCGTCGTGTTGGGCATAAAGTTGCTCTTCAAGGAAACATGGACCCATCTGTACTTTACGCCTCTCCTGAGCGTATTCGTCAAGAAGTAGAACAGATTCTATCTTCTTACGGTGAAGGTACTGGCCACGTATTTAACTTGGGCCATGGTATTCACCAACATGTTGATCCTGAGCATGCGGGCGCGTTCATCAACTCAGTTACTGAGTTGTCAGGTAAATACCACAAGTAA
- a CDS encoding LysR family transcriptional regulator, producing the protein MRKELSKLDYFTLKVLIGLFEFKNCSVVAEKLNTTQPKVSRALSSLREVIQNELFVRQQYGLQPNSMAEKIYPLAKSIVATLEEIDQVAMSQSGVRRVVNVAVQEHMSAFFLEAISEVCVHLKQEVSVNIQPWCDNVSQLIAQGKLDYAITANSTYHEMIENLELGEVSYRFVVAKKGHPIFRKPLSYSSLIENRLVFINYCQVGSKPNWFESIVKLRGEELKLILKTSCHNMALDHIVKSDDVCCTASIFAYQYFKNRDDTDFIDATDFCHVELAKAKKELEPAEHQKYYYYLQYHHSNENEFTHLLSEIMKRKIDFMQDEYEQAKSLVTIE; encoded by the coding sequence ATGCGAAAGGAACTCTCTAAATTAGATTATTTCACACTTAAAGTTCTCATAGGTTTATTTGAATTTAAGAACTGCAGTGTCGTAGCTGAGAAACTAAATACAACTCAGCCTAAAGTCAGCCGTGCCTTAAGCAGCCTCCGTGAAGTCATCCAGAATGAACTGTTTGTGCGTCAGCAGTATGGTTTACAACCCAATTCGATGGCCGAAAAAATCTATCCTTTGGCTAAATCGATAGTCGCTACACTGGAAGAAATAGATCAGGTGGCTATGAGTCAATCAGGTGTAAGACGTGTTGTTAATGTGGCGGTTCAGGAGCATATGTCTGCATTTTTTTTGGAGGCAATATCGGAAGTTTGTGTTCATTTGAAACAGGAAGTGAGCGTTAACATTCAGCCCTGGTGTGATAATGTTTCCCAACTGATTGCCCAAGGTAAGCTGGACTATGCAATCACTGCTAACTCGACTTATCACGAGATGATAGAAAACCTTGAACTGGGTGAGGTAAGTTATCGGTTCGTTGTCGCCAAGAAAGGTCATCCCATTTTTCGAAAGCCCCTGAGTTATTCATCGCTTATCGAAAATCGACTGGTTTTTATCAATTATTGCCAGGTGGGCTCAAAGCCTAACTGGTTCGAATCCATTGTGAAGCTACGAGGTGAGGAATTAAAGCTAATCTTAAAGACCTCTTGCCACAACATGGCGCTGGATCATATCGTTAAATCCGATGACGTGTGTTGTACCGCATCCATTTTTGCCTATCAATATTTTAAGAATCGTGATGATACTGACTTTATCGATGCGACAGACTTTTGTCATGTTGAGTTAGCTAAGGCTAAAAAAGAATTGGAGCCGGCAGAGCATCAAAAATATTATTATTACCTGCAATATCATCATTCTAATGAGAATGAATTTACACATCTTTTGTCGGAAATAATGAAGCGAAAAATTGACTTTATGCAAGACGAATATGAGCAGGCAAAATCACTCGTCACTATAGAATAG
- a CDS encoding substrate-binding domain-containing protein, giving the protein MKEIVECSKNLQKLHGENSVEQTHHFEIASPDLISYTFPKVLLTSIRNAGKDMSFNISTCTRNSIDSIVTGEVNIGLCCCNMIEDIKDIDEQLEAIPLKKLNKLFLICHHEHPILKQEITLESIAEYPFVNVNVDVTKQKMSPFQAYCHLNGIQLNTEMDLSSLSGLFEYLRSTQAVALLPYSSIYNMINSTHNLHACRISDVESERLYMQIKVPTLYLVYNKAKAEPNQQWLSTQIQGLVNTALH; this is encoded by the coding sequence GTGAAGGAGATTGTAGAATGTTCGAAAAACCTGCAAAAGCTACACGGAGAAAATAGTGTCGAACAGACTCATCACTTTGAAATAGCTTCACCTGATCTGATCTCCTACACATTCCCAAAAGTACTATTAACTTCGATTAGAAACGCGGGAAAAGATATGAGCTTTAATATCTCAACCTGCACAAGAAATTCAATAGATAGTATCGTCACCGGTGAGGTCAATATAGGTCTGTGCTGCTGCAACATGATTGAGGACATCAAGGACATAGATGAGCAGCTCGAAGCCATTCCATTAAAAAAACTGAATAAATTATTTCTCATCTGCCACCATGAACATCCAATACTCAAACAAGAGATCACCTTAGAATCGATTGCTGAGTATCCATTTGTTAATGTGAATGTTGATGTTACTAAACAAAAAATGAGTCCATTTCAAGCCTATTGCCATTTAAACGGTATTCAACTTAACACTGAGATGGATCTCAGCAGTCTATCCGGCTTATTTGAATACCTAAGATCAACCCAAGCCGTCGCCTTGCTCCCCTACAGCTCCATATATAACATGATAAACAGTACCCACAACCTGCATGCTTGTCGGATTTCAGATGTCGAGTCAGAGCGACTCTATATGCAAATCAAGGTGCCAACTTTATATCTGGTTTACAATAAGGCCAAAGCAGAGCCTAACCAGCAATGGTTATCCACTCAAATTCAAGGTTTGGTCAACACTGCACTGCACTGA
- a CDS encoding DUF2726 domain-containing protein yields the protein MNVSIILSYAFMYFVFFLVVPFVLVMFTLTCIKFFKPTDTESIWEDIKFSRHPMEPKAACFINNLNTIVKDKYNILYGTCLDSILDIDKAETSTDVHSYLRGCHLDYVLVDSQSSSVKLVITDPEHNSPEQSKFIDNSLAEVGVKVIHLAKNQKWDESLIRNGLAA from the coding sequence ATGAATGTATCAATTATTTTAAGTTATGCTTTTATGTACTTTGTTTTTTTCCTTGTGGTGCCATTTGTTTTAGTGATGTTTACGCTTACTTGTATAAAGTTTTTTAAACCAACCGATACGGAATCTATTTGGGAGGACATAAAATTTAGCCGTCACCCAATGGAACCTAAAGCGGCCTGCTTCATTAATAATTTAAATACCATAGTTAAAGACAAATACAATATTTTATATGGAACCTGTCTCGATAGCATTCTAGATATTGATAAAGCGGAAACGTCAACCGATGTCCATTCCTATCTAAGAGGATGTCATCTGGATTATGTGCTGGTCGATAGTCAATCCTCATCAGTAAAACTAGTGATCACCGATCCTGAGCATAACTCCCCCGAGCAATCTAAATTTATTGATAATTCATTAGCCGAAGTCGGGGTTAAAGTCATTCACCTGGCCAAGAATCAAAAGTGGGATGAAAGTCTTATCAGAAATGGCTTAGCCGCATAG
- a CDS encoding cytochrome c3 family protein, giving the protein MSRIDRFSVPLLVSVLVLGSYSAAVTAATAELKINQNKQCIMCHKRNGKMFGLHANDALDLTCQNCHGEKTGHPRKASELIGFGTKSVAKSAVQTAVCLQCHDVETLSQADWTHDVHSNKVNCASCHQLHPEVDPIIGVTAPERSEMCSGCHSAK; this is encoded by the coding sequence ATGTCCAGAATTGATAGATTTTCCGTCCCATTACTGGTATCCGTGCTAGTGCTGGGATCCTACTCTGCTGCAGTGACTGCAGCGACAGCGGAGTTAAAAATAAACCAGAATAAACAATGCATCATGTGCCACAAGCGCAACGGGAAAATGTTTGGGCTTCATGCTAATGATGCATTGGATCTAACTTGCCAAAATTGCCACGGAGAAAAGACAGGCCATCCTAGAAAAGCATCCGAGCTTATTGGGTTTGGCACTAAATCTGTCGCCAAAAGTGCAGTTCAAACTGCGGTATGTCTTCAATGTCATGATGTAGAAACGCTGAGTCAGGCCGATTGGACCCACGATGTGCATTCCAACAAGGTTAATTGTGCCAGTTGCCATCAGCTACACCCTGAAGTCGACCCTATCATAGGCGTGACAGCGCCTGAACGTAGCGAAATGTGCAGCGGCTGCCATAGTGCCAAATAA
- a CDS encoding 4Fe-4S dicluster domain-containing protein yields MKNSRRLFLKSACAVVVAASGYTIAKSSTESVEMDGKKYALVHDETKCIGCDACSIACREVNQVPEGVSRLEIEREGPYGEYPEQYFRFTRKSCQQCEDAPCVKVCPTGAAYKDPETGIVSVNSWKCVGCQYCIAACPYQVRFINPVTHAADKCDFCKETRLKEGRQPACVSACPTQALTFGDLKDPDSNLVKVLKTAPNYRSKTELGTRPKVFRIASQEGDITL; encoded by the coding sequence ATGAAAAACTCAAGAAGACTCTTCCTTAAGAGCGCGTGTGCTGTCGTCGTTGCCGCATCGGGTTATACGATTGCTAAGAGTTCCACTGAGTCTGTGGAAATGGACGGGAAAAAATATGCCTTGGTGCATGATGAAACGAAATGTATTGGTTGTGATGCCTGCTCCATTGCCTGCCGAGAGGTGAATCAGGTTCCCGAGGGGGTCAGTCGTTTGGAGATTGAGCGTGAAGGGCCCTATGGGGAATATCCAGAGCAATATTTTCGTTTTACGCGTAAATCTTGCCAGCAATGTGAAGATGCCCCATGTGTCAAAGTTTGCCCCACCGGGGCCGCTTATAAAGATCCTGAAACGGGCATAGTCAGTGTCAATTCCTGGAAGTGTGTTGGTTGCCAATATTGTATCGCCGCCTGTCCCTATCAGGTGCGCTTTATTAATCCTGTAACCCATGCCGCTGATAAATGTGATTTCTGCAAAGAGACGCGCTTAAAAGAGGGGAGACAGCCCGCATGCGTGTCAGCATGTCCGACCCAGGCACTAACCTTTGGGGATTTGAAAGATCCTGACTCAAATCTTGTCAAAGTACTTAAGACCGCTCCCAATTATCGCAGTAAGACTGAGCTTGGCACTCGGCCTAAAGTTTTCCGTATTGCATCACAAGAAGGGGATATAACGCTATGA